From the genome of Drosophila melanogaster chromosome 2L, one region includes:
- the Grl40a gene encoding gustatory receptor-like 40a, isoform B, whose amino-acid sequence MNNSRILRTTNVLLLLIGYQRHWFEKKSHRFRVSLPSVVYIFVLGVLYAACFSQHFDKTSSTLNVLKEISPFLFGLIRVQLALGAKAFAYAIYSSVKSVGALNSLLKALPTRNSEFNKDEALAYLLLTSTFGILFCFAAYIAYEMKFELPPLPDAMLGMALFLPHLILAGSVRLYTVLSWLSRGQLKELKKNAEEELRANLTKEPANIASALFTVSTESLENLKTKLEILEANFCIFAQSLRHSMVFLFAMHANCLLGGFYTLTYYWNTWYVLFEDRKRRIFYAANASIYACIASDYIGLMVVLFMMNIERRNFIEAIDLLLAQRKLFSKKLRPIAKDLRGVLKMKCFKFQPNIIYISLMVCLQIIIITLIVTVHYLRDEILLLKEELSSTDDT is encoded by the exons ATGAATAACTCCCGCATTCTGAGGACAACAAATGTCCTACTATTACTTATCGGTTATCAAAGGCATTGGTTTGAAAAGAAGTCGCATCGATTCCGAGTGTCCCTGCCCAGTGTAGTTTACATATTTGTCCTCGGAGTTCTTTATGCTGCGTGCTTCTCCCAGCATTTTGATAAGACTTCATCTACACTTAATGTTTTGAAAGAAATATCACCCTTTTTATTTGGATTAATCAGGGTGCAGCTTGCTTTGGGAGCAAAAGCATTCGCTTATGCCATATATTCTTCGGTGAAATCTGTGGGCGCACTTAACTCCCTGTTGAAAGCTCTGCCAACTAGGAATTCTGAATTCAACAAAGACGAAGCCTTGGCCTACCTTTTACTGACTTCAACCTTTGGTATACTCTTCTGTTTCGCGGCCTACATAGCATATGAAATGAAGTTCGAGCTACCCCCTCTGCCAGATGCTATGCTTGGGATGGCTCTATTCTTGCCGCATCTAATTTTAGCCGGGTCAGTAAGATTGTACACAGTTCTCTCGTGGTTGAGTAGAGGACAGCTAAAAGAGCTTAAGAAAAATGCCGAAGAGGAGTTAAGGGCTAATTTGACGAAGGAGCCGGCGAATATTGCTTCCGCCTTATTTACGGTTTCCACGGAAAGCTTGGAAAATTTAAAGACAAAACTAGAGATTCTGGAAgccaatttttgcattttcgcCCAGTCGTTAAGACATTCTATGGTGTTTCTTTTTGCAATGCACGCAAACTGCCTTTTGGGAGGATTCTATACCCTTACGTACTACTGGAATACTTGGTACGTTTTATTCGAGGATCGCAAGAGAAGAATCTTTTATGCCGCAAATGCCTCCATATATGCCTGTATTGCCAGTGATTACATCGGCCTGATGGTTGTTTTGTTTATGATGAACATCGAG CGGCGAAACTTTATTGAGGCTATAGATTTATTGCTGGCCCAGaggaaattattttcaaaaaaattgcGACCTATCGCCAAAGATTTAAGGGGCGTTcttaaaatgaaatgttttaaatttcagccaaatattatttacatcAGTTTG ATGGTATGCCTtcaaatcataataataacattgattGTGACTGTTCATTATCTAAGAGACGAAATTTTGTTGCTAAAGGAAGAGCTCAGCAGCACCGACGACACTTAA
- the Grl40a gene encoding gustatory receptor-like 40a, isoform C yields MNNSRILRTTNVLLLLIGYQRHWFEKKSHRFRVSLPSVVYIFVLGVLYAACFSQHFDKTSSTLNVLKEISPFLFGLIRVQLALGAKAFAYAIYSSVKSVGALNSLLKALPTRNSEFNKDEALAYLLLTSTFGILFCFAAYIAYEMKFELPPLPDAMLGMALFLPHLILAGSVRLYTVLSWLSRGQLKELKKNAEEELRANLTKEPANIASALFTVSTESLENLKTKLEILEANFCIFAQSLRHSMVFLFAMHANCLLGGFYTLTYYWNTWYVLFEDRKRRIFYAANASIYACIASDYIGLMVVLFMMNIERRNFIEAIDLLLAQRKLFSKKLRPIAKDLRGVLKMKCFKFQPNIIYISLVSFYDLIENSFLRSYLQMVCLQIIIITLIVTVHYLRDEILLLKEELSSTDDT; encoded by the exons ATGAATAACTCCCGCATTCTGAGGACAACAAATGTCCTACTATTACTTATCGGTTATCAAAGGCATTGGTTTGAAAAGAAGTCGCATCGATTCCGAGTGTCCCTGCCCAGTGTAGTTTACATATTTGTCCTCGGAGTTCTTTATGCTGCGTGCTTCTCCCAGCATTTTGATAAGACTTCATCTACACTTAATGTTTTGAAAGAAATATCACCCTTTTTATTTGGATTAATCAGGGTGCAGCTTGCTTTGGGAGCAAAAGCATTCGCTTATGCCATATATTCTTCGGTGAAATCTGTGGGCGCACTTAACTCCCTGTTGAAAGCTCTGCCAACTAGGAATTCTGAATTCAACAAAGACGAAGCCTTGGCCTACCTTTTACTGACTTCAACCTTTGGTATACTCTTCTGTTTCGCGGCCTACATAGCATATGAAATGAAGTTCGAGCTACCCCCTCTGCCAGATGCTATGCTTGGGATGGCTCTATTCTTGCCGCATCTAATTTTAGCCGGGTCAGTAAGATTGTACACAGTTCTCTCGTGGTTGAGTAGAGGACAGCTAAAAGAGCTTAAGAAAAATGCCGAAGAGGAGTTAAGGGCTAATTTGACGAAGGAGCCGGCGAATATTGCTTCCGCCTTATTTACGGTTTCCACGGAAAGCTTGGAAAATTTAAAGACAAAACTAGAGATTCTGGAAgccaatttttgcattttcgcCCAGTCGTTAAGACATTCTATGGTGTTTCTTTTTGCAATGCACGCAAACTGCCTTTTGGGAGGATTCTATACCCTTACGTACTACTGGAATACTTGGTACGTTTTATTCGAGGATCGCAAGAGAAGAATCTTTTATGCCGCAAATGCCTCCATATATGCCTGTATTGCCAGTGATTACATCGGCCTGATGGTTGTTTTGTTTATGATGAACATCGAG CGGCGAAACTTTATTGAGGCTATAGATTTATTGCTGGCCCAGaggaaattattttcaaaaaaattgcGACCTATCGCCAAAGATTTAAGGGGCGTTcttaaaatgaaatgttttaaatttcagccaaatattatttacatcAGTTTGGTAAGTTTTTACGATTTGATCGAGAATAGCTTTCTTAGGAGCTACTTACAGATGGTATGCCTtcaaatcataataataacattgattGTGACTGTTCATTATCTAAGAGACGAAATTTTGTTGCTAAAGGAAGAGCTCAGCAGCACCGACGACACTTAA
- the CG31601 gene encoding uncharacterized protein, isoform C, translated as MSHSDGNEEKVTSLTKRNPGNLYFNLENTQLEGDDEKAFRYTKRNGHHSMAAAASSVSLGITEPTEASQDITNYWMEYCAANENARSLCSGDVTSSSLSKNLSVRKAVPQSSSPQSNFVYKPFDYTLHGLTDFESTMSSARMSSSQSSELFRKENYRFENSATGLDDDSNDILSSTMKDPQDILSFFSDECEIDNLDSLKKNKNPQNRPAKFTITAYKDIGKDNLSDFEVTNLIDGSHKNIYIGATQYKLKAQQNQVQPVDKGFCVKVSKEGSDQQQKNNILEPGELSEDDTSESQKVRCDYKTSDMEDGEVSCEDFDAPPNLIKKKSLCQFDNTSFEKKNVSVDKKHDPVESVDLEDGELFGEDNEVSSNTIKKEDNRMPICRYHIRNCCIWGQNCRFRHPNLNRLGKYVMFEKKCLPVPTVTFPPVWSTCVLPAKDTYPMEVIEKMSRMPKSLEISFGMNNMDNDPYYTQNEPEVNKRAPLLPTPTISELLAEQKQYHNSLAGNRPVRTSRYSRNLRSTQANGTSFLTCLEKRDRSPRLPRYSARKNQQPQISLGNIRRPSGIIVRPKPKRQRLSDSTFSSTDSSESSSYESTTESTDDISSFSESDGRGQKNSSSLLGILIKNMKRNEEKFSSDADARFTTKRPNYSKFRNQKQTLSKLSTKTPVRNPPNVLPNAPKKPHSVLESSNSIKKKQDRQKYLLMQLLRVEQQIEKKKKHRMKAFKE; from the exons ATGTCACATTCTGATGGAAATGAAGAGAAAGTGACCTCGCTGACAAAAAGAAATCCGGggaatttatattttaacCTGGAAAATACACAACTTGAAGGAGATGATGAAAAAGCTTTTAGATATACAAAGCGCAACGGACATCACAGCATGG CCGCAGCTGCCTCGTCCGTGAGTCTTGGGATAACTGAGCCAACAGAGGCTTCGCAAGACATTACAAATTACTGGATGGAATATTGTGCAGCCAATGAAAATGCGAGGTCCCTTTGTTCGG GTGATGTAACCAGCAGCAGTTTATCAAAAAACTTAAG TGTTCGAAAAGCAGTCCCGCAATCATCTTCCCCACAATccaattttgtttacaaaccATTCGATTATACTCTTCATGGCTTAACGGATTTCG AATCCACTATGTCTTCTGCGCGAATGTCCAGTTCACAATCATCAGAATTATTTAGGAAAGAAAATTATAGATTCGAAAATAGTGCTACAGGCCTAGACGACGATTCCAATGACATATTATCCTCCACAATGAAAGACCCCCAGGATATTCTATCATTTTTCTCAGATGAGTGCGAAATTGACAATCTGGATagcctaaaaaaaaataagaatccCCAAAACAGACCTGCGAAATTTACTATAACTGCTTATAAGGACATTGGTAAAGATAATTTGTCGGACTTTGAGGTGACCAACTTAATAGACGGaagtcataaaaatatatatattggtgcAACACAATACAAATTGAAAGCGCAGCAAAACCAAGTTCAACCTGTGGACAAGGGCTTTTGTGTAAAAGTATCCAAGGAGGGGAGCGATCAACagcaaaaaaacaatatattgGAACCTGGTGAATTATCCGAAGATGACACCTCCGAATCGCAGAAGGTTCGGTGTGATTACAAGACATCAGATATGGAAGATGGTGAAGTGTCCTGCGAAGATTTTGATGCCCCTcctaatttgattaaaaaaaagtcACTTTGCCAGTTTGATAATACTtcttttgaaaagaaaaatgtatCGGTGGATAAGAAA CATGATCCGGTGGAATCTGTTGATTTGGAAGATGGCGAACTTTTCGGTGAAGATAATGAGGTCTCAAGTAATACTATTAAAAAAGAGGATAACAGAATGCCCATTTGTCGCTATCACATACGTAACTGCTGCATTTGGGGCCAGAATTGTCGGTTTCGCCATCCAAATTTGAACAGGCTGGGCAAATATGTCatgtttgaaaaaaaatgtctGCCAGTGCCTACAGTGACTTTTCCGCCAG TGTGGTCAACATGCGTCTTACCAGCTAAGGATACCTACCCAATGGAAGTGATCGAGAAAATGTCGAGAATGCCTAAAAGCCTAGAAATATCGTTCGGCATGAACAACATGGACAACGATCCCTACTACACACAGAATGAGCCGGAGGTGAACAAGCGTGCTCCACTTCTTCCAACGCCGACCATCAGTGAACTATTAGCAGAGCAGAAACAATATCACAACTCATTGGCAGGGAATCGGCCTGTTCGCACCTCTAGATATTCTCGGAATTTGCGATCTACTCAGGCAAATGGAACGTCCTTCTTGACGTGCTTAGAGAAACGAGATCGTTCTCCAAGACTGCCGAGGTACTCTGCCAGAAAAAATCAACAGCCTCAAATTTCATTAGGCAATATACGAAGACCTTCTGGAATAATTGTACGGCCCAAACCAAAACGACAACGACTTAGCGACAGCACTTTCAGTTCTACCGACTCGTCTGAGTCTTCTAGCTATGAATCCACCACAGAAAGCACCGATGATATTTCATCTTTCTCCGAATCTGATGGACGGGGTCAAAAAAATAGCTCATCTTTATTGGGAATATTGATAAAAAACATGAAACGAAACGAAGAAAAGTTCTCATCTGATGCAGATGCAAGATTTACCACAAAACGACCAAACTATTCAAAATTTAGGAATCAAAAACAAACTCTTTCAAAGCTGTCGACGAAAACTCCAGTAAGAAATCCTCCAAATGTGTTACCCAATGCACCGAAGAAACCTCACAGCGTCTTGGAGAGTTCTAACAGTATCAAAAAGAAGCAGGATCGCCAGAAATATTTACTAATGCAACTGTTGCGCGTAGAGCAGCAAATagagaaaaagaagaagcatCGAATGAAAGCATTCAAAGAGTAA